Proteins encoded by one window of Papio anubis isolate 15944 chromosome 7, Panubis1.0, whole genome shotgun sequence:
- the LOC101012618 gene encoding uncharacterized protein LOC101012618, with product MLLERLLRILWMQLTWVSGQQLNQSPHSLSVQEREDVSMNCTSSSTFNTFLWYKQDPGEGPVLLMALFKPGELTSNGRLSAQFGITRKDSFLNISASVPSDVGTYFCAGQHSAPQAPAACTQTCSWNSSLYAVFRSYMCQRKLKSVKSSTELFKCSIGFAPKNTLMMKRSQALLAIFWILLSWVSSEDKVMQNPLSLVVHEGDTVTLNCSYEVVNFQSLLWYKQEKKAPTFLFTLTSSGIEKKSGRLSSILDKKDFFSILNITATQTRDSAVYLCAVEAQCSLVTCSLYSNSTAEALQL from the exons ATGCTCCTTGAACGTTTATTAAGAATCTTGTGGATGCAGCTGACAT GGGTCAGTGGTCAACAACTGAATCAGAGTCCTCATTCATTGTCTGTCCAGGAAAGAGAGGATGTCTCCATGAACTGCACTTCTTCAAGCACATTTAACACCTTTCTATGGTACAAGCAGGACCCTGGGGAAGGTCCTGTCCTCTTGATGGCCTTATTTAAGCCTGGTGAATTGACCTCAAATGGGAGACTGTCTGCTCAGTTTGGTATAACCAGAAAGGACAGCTTCCTGAATATCTCAGCGTCCGTGCCTAGTGATGTAGGCACCTACTTCTGTGCCGGGCAACACAGTGCTCCCCAAGCACCTGCAGCCTGTACTCAAACTTGCAGCTGGAACTCCAGTCTCTATGCTGTCTTCAGATCTTA CATGTGCCAAAGGAAGCTGAAGTCTGTTAAGAGCTCTACAGAGCTGTTCAAATGTAGTATTGGTTTTGCTCCAAAAAATACACT GATGATGAAGCGTTCACAGGCTTTACTAGCGATCTTTTGGATTCTACTGAGCT GGGTGAGCAGTGAAGACAAGGTGATGCAAAACCCTCTATCTCTGGTTGTCCACGAGGGAGACACTGTAACTCTCAACTGCAGTTATGAAGTGGTTAACTTTCAAAGCCTACTATGGTACAAGCAGGAAAAGAAAGCTCCCACATTTCTATTTACGCTAACTTCAAGTGGAATTGAAAAGAAGTCAGGAAGACTAAGTAGCATATTAGACAAGAAAGACTTTTTCAGCATCCTGAACATCACAGCCACCCAGACCAGAGACTCGGCTGTCTACCTCTGTGCTGTGGAGGCACAGTGCTCCCTAGTCACCTGCAGCCTGTACTCAAATTCTACAGCTGAAGCTCTACAACTGTAA